CCTCGCCATCCTCGTCGCTCGCCAGCACCAGCAGCCACGACGACAGCGACATGAACTCCCAGCCGACCAGGAAGACATAGGCGTCGTCGGCCAGCATCGCGAGGTTCATGCCGAGCAGGAAGGCCGGGAATGGCGCCAGGATGCGCGGCGGATCGGCGTGATCGCGGTCATAGCCGGCGCCGAAGCAGCAGGCGAACAGCGCCGCGACATCGACGATGACGATGAACGCTGCCGACAGGCCGTCGAGCCGCAGATTGGCACGCAGCTCGGGCAGGCCCACCGGCAGGGAGGTGCGCAGAACCGCGGTCTCGGGCGTCGTCGCCAGCAACACCGGCACCGCCGTCGCCAGCATCAGCAGGCAGGCGATCGCCGCGCCGGCGTAGCACAGGGGAATCAGCGCGCGAACCCGCCCGGTGGCGCAGCCGGCGAGCGCCAGCACGAGGAACAGCGCCTGCGCCGCCGCGATCATTTCCCATGGGCCGACGGCCATGACGCTGCGCTACCCCCTCTTGCCGTCGATGTCGTTGCCGCATTTAACGGCAGCGCCATGTTGAAGGTAAAGCGCAAAGGCCGATGTGGACGGCAGCCACTTCGATGCCTAGTGTCGCGGCGCCATGCCTTTGCCGTCACTTGAGCTGCCCCGGGTCATCGGCCATCGCGGCGCCGCCACCTACGCCCCGGAGAACACGCTGGCCTCGCTGCGCGAGGCACGCCGGCGCGGCGCGACCTGGGTCGAGTTCGACGTCAAGCTGTCGGCCGACGGCGTGGCCATGCTGATGCACGACGAATCGCTGAAGCGCACTGCCGGCCTCGATCGGCTGGCGTCGGCCACATCGTGGACGCAGATCAGCGGCCTCGATGCCGGCAGCTGGATGGCGCCGCGCTACGCCGGACAGCGCGTGCCGAGCTTCGTCGAGGCGATCGGCTGCCTGGGCGATGAGGGCCTCGGGGCCAATGTCGAGATCAAGCCCTGCCCGGGCCGCGAGGCGCAGACGGCGCAGGCGGCGGTCGAGATCCTGCGCGCGCGCTGGCCGGCGCATCTGCCGACGCCGCTGCTGTCGAGCTTCAAGGACGCGGCGCTGGCCGCGGCGCTCGAGGCCGCGCCGGAATACCCGCGCGCCATCCTGATCGACGAGCTGCGCGACGACTGGCGTCTCCGCGCCGAGGCCGTCGGCGCCATCGGGGTCAACACCAATGGCAAGAAGCT
The window above is part of the Alphaproteobacteria bacterium genome. Proteins encoded here:
- the ugpQ gene encoding glycerophosphodiester phosphodiesterase; this translates as MPLPSLELPRVIGHRGAATYAPENTLASLREARRRGATWVEFDVKLSADGVAMLMHDESLKRTAGLDRLASATSWTQISGLDAGSWMAPRYAGQRVPSFVEAIGCLGDEGLGANVEIKPCPGREAQTAQAAVEILRARWPAHLPTPLLSSFKDAALAAALEAAPEYPRAILIDELRDDWRLRAEAVGAIGVNTNGKKLTAGRAAEIKAAGYLLSVYTINDSSKARELVSMGVDCVITDSPDVILAALTG